The following proteins are encoded in a genomic region of Pyrus communis chromosome 11, drPyrComm1.1, whole genome shotgun sequence:
- the LOC137708981 gene encoding uncharacterized protein, translating to MANLAKLEFVALDITGKNYLTWVLDTKIHLEAGNLGDTIREENPLALWNALRNRYNHQTTVILPRARYEWTHLRIQDFKSVAEYNSALFRITSQMKLCGDIITEEHMLEKTLSTFHASNVLLQQQYRARGYTEYNQLISVLLVAEQNDELLMKNHHSRPTGSAPFPEVNAASLEVNATSSGGDNHKRGRGHKRGRWNRKGKNHGVQFHHQVPRHNSSPSFKNANRHKCKAHMNNAPRNPEGACHRCGGNGHWARQLNTTHLDVSDYIVERGNEVYRSD from the exons atggcgaacttggcaAAGCTTGAATTTGTTGCCCTGGATATTACCGGGAAGAATTACCTGACCTGGgtactggataccaagatccatctggaagcagggaatcttggagataccatcagggaagaga atccgttagctctctggaatgccttgagaaacagatacaatcaccagacaacggtgattcttccaagggccCGCTATGAGTGGACTCATCTGAGGATCCAAGACTTCAAGTCAGTGGCAGAATACAATTCTGCattgttcagaattacctctcagATGAAGCTCTGTGGGGATATTATTACTGAGGagcatatgctggaaaagactctcagcacatttcatgcctccaacgtgctcctgcagcagcagtatagagcgcgaggctatactgagtacaaccagctgatatctgtGCTCTTAGTAGCTGAACAGAATGatgagctcctgatgaaaaaccatcattcccgacctactggatctgcaccattcccagaagtgaatgctgcttccctTGAAGTGAACGCCACATCCTCTGGTGGTGATAATCATAAACGGGGACGTGGCCACAAGCGAGGTCGATGGAATAGGAAAGGCAAGAACCATGGAGTTCAGTTTCACCACCAGGTTCCGAGGCATAATTCAAGCCCGAGCTTCAAAAATGCGAATCGCCACAAATGCAAAGCTCATATGAATAATGCTCCTAGAAACCCTGAAGGAGcctgccataggtgtggtggcaatgggcattgggcgc ggcagttgaacacaactcATCTAGATGTTTCAGACTATATTGTGGAAAGGGGAAATGAAGTATATCGGTCtgattga
- the LOC137707530 gene encoding transcription factor MYBS3-like, protein MTRRCSHCSNNGHNSRTCPTRVGSSSSSPSLCGGGGVKLFGVRLTDGSIIKKSASMGNLSSAVAHYHSSPPNPDSPSSDPLHDPVHVPDGYLSDDPAHASSSVNRRGDRKKGTPWTEEEHRMFLIGLQKLGKGDWRGIARSYVTTRTPTQVASHAQKYFIRQSNATRRKRRSSLFDMVPDMAMDPPPVPEEQVFPPSSWEGESEDANSLPSLNLSLSSETKPMETTHEEKVIELDQEPAMGSNGFPPMAPPYIPAYTSYPWPYWAPSAGPFREMVGEPSHQPVLRPIPIVPKEPVNVDALGMSQLSLGEREGGLKEPSPLSLRLLGEPSRQSAFHPNAPASEPDVSKGKSSAIQAV, encoded by the exons ATGACTCGGCGGTGCTCTCACTGTAGCAACAACGGGCACAACTCGCGCACGTGCCCGACACGTGTAGGGTCCTCCTCCTCGTCCCCCTCCTTATGCGGCGGCGGAGGCGTGAAGCTGTTCGGCGTGAGGCTCACCGATGGCTCGATCATTAAGAAGAGCGCCAGCATGGGGAATTTATCCAGTGCGGTGGCGCACTACCACTCCTCGCCGCCGAACCCGGACTCTCCGAGCTCCGACCCACTCCATGACCCGGTTCACGTTCCCGACGGTTACTTATCCGACGACCCCGCCCACGCCTCCTCCTCCGTCAATCGCCGCGGCGATCGTAAAAAAG GAACGCCTTGGACAGAAGAGGAGCATCGGATGTTTTTGATAGGTCTCCAGAAATTGGGGAAGGGAGACTGGCGTGGGATAGCACGGAGTTATGTGACGACTAGGACTCCCACCCAGGTGGCAAGCCATGCCCAGAAGTATTTTATTCGACAGAGTAATGCTACACGAAGAAAGAGGCGCTCCAGCCTTTTTGACATGGTTCCCGATATG GCTATGGATCCACCTCCTGTGCCAGAAGAACAAGTTTTTCCGCCTTCTTCTTGGGAAGGAGAATCTGAAGATGCAAACTCACTACCTTCATTAAATCTTTCCCTCAGCTCTGAGACCAAACCCATGGAAACCACACATGAAGAAAAAGTAATAGAACTTGATCAGGAGCCTGCAATGGGATCAAACGGTTTCCCGCCAATGGCTCCACCTTACATCCCAGCTTATACGTCCTACCCTTGGCCATATTGGGCACCAAGTGCAGGGCCCTTTAGAGAAATGGTTGGTGAGCCCTCTCATCAACCGGTCTTAAGGCCGATTCCTATCGTTCCTAAGGAGCCTGTCAATGTTGATGCGCTGGGCATGTCTCAGCTCAGTCttggagagagggagggaggacttAAGGAGCCTTCACCTCTCTCCTTAAGACTACTCGGAGAGCCGTCAAGGCAGTCAGCATTTCACCCGAATGCTCCAGCTAGTGAGCCGGACGTGAGCAAAGGCAAGAGCAGCGCGATCCAAGCAGTCTGA
- the LOC137708982 gene encoding uncharacterized protein codes for MATREDSPPELAADATVDVKAKYEKWQKANRIALLVIKKSMSDTVKGGIPKSENAKEFLASIDEKFKESDKAEIGNLMNELMCKRYNGMGCVREHILELLDIGAKLNALKVPMSDHFLVHVALNSLPNEYSQLESTYNAQKQK; via the coding sequence ATGGCAACAAGGGAAGATTCTCCTCCAGAACTTGCTGCAGATGCTACAGTTGATGTCAAAGCAAAATATGAAAAGTGGCAGAAGGCTAATAGAATTGCTCTCTTGGTGATCAAGAAGTCCATGTCTGATACAGTGAAAGGTGGCATCCCTAAGTCCGAGAATGCCAAGGAGTTCTTGGCATCTATTGATGAAAAATTCAAGGAATCAGATAAGGCAGAAATTGGGAATCTCATGAATGAGCTCATGTGCAAAAGGTATAATGGTATGGGTTGTGTAAGGGAGCATATATTAGAATTGCTAGATATTGGTGCAAAATTAAATGCTCTCAAGGTCCCTATGAGTGATCATTTCTTAGTTCATGTGGCACTTAACTCGTTGCCAAATGAGTATTCACAACTAGAAAGCACATACAATGCACAAAAGCAAAAGTAG
- the LOC137708464 gene encoding protein PAF1 homolog, translating to MASYRPFPPQSSFAPPPNQNPLPPAPPLPQQRGNQYNQNWGYNASSGGSGGSDGAVPAAPSSYPPNYNYQHSSYAPPRTQHPRPPPQYNYQPPPPPPPESSYPPPPPPQAPPVGQSNMPLQPPQAPMYYQNSQYSHQSIQQPPPPPPPPLSPNSSVPPPPPPPGSPPPPPPQSKDSGVDRGSHDKGASREASLSGRRERGYMNHGVPEKQQKPPVPSVPAKKANGPPGRVETEEERRLRKKREFEKQRQEEKHRQQLKDSQNSVLQKTHMLSSGKGHGSIVGSRMGERRATPFLSGERTENRLKKPTTFVCKLKFRNELPDPSAQPKLMSLKKEKDQYTKYTITSLEKTYKPKLFVEPDLGIPLDLLDLSVYNPPPPSVRLHLALEDEELLRDDVAVTPVKKDGIRRKERPTDKGVAWLVKTQYISPLSMESARQSLTEKQAKELREMKGRNILENLNDRERQIKEIEASFEACKSRPVHATNKNLYAEEVLPLLPDFDRYDDQFVLAAFDGAPTADSEIYSKLDLSVHDAYESRAIMKSYKVTGVDPANPEKFLAYMVPSPNELSKDPYDESEDVSYSWVREYHYDVRGDDVHDPTTYLVSFDDDEARYAPLPTKLVLRKKRSKEGKTSDEVEHFPAPARVTVRRRPTVASIELKDAGDYSRGSVSKLRTRGYDVEDTLERPQKIARHQDMDEYSGGDDDLSD from the exons ATGGCTTCATACCGGCCATTCCCACCCCAATCATCGTTCGCGCCACCACCAAATCAAAACCCTCTACCGCCAGCACCGCCGCTACCGCAACAGCGAGGCAATCAGTATAACCAGAATTGGGGATATAATGCTAGTAGTGGTGGTTCTGGTGGCAGCGATGGGGCTGTTCCGGCGGCTCCTTCTTCGTATCCACCAAATTACAATTACCAGCATAGTAGTTATGCCCCTCCAAGAACTCAACACCCTCGTCCACCACCACAATACAACTATCAACCACCGCCTCCACCACCACCCGAGTCTTCATACCCACCACCACCGCCCCCTCAAGCTCCTCCAGTGGGGCAAAGTAATATGCCATTACAGCCTCCGCAAGCCCCCATGTACTACCAGAATTCTCAGTATAGTCACCAGTCAATCCAGCAGCCACCACCTCCGCCCCCACCACCTTTGTCCCCGAATTCTTCGGTACCACCGCCGCCACCTCCCCCTGGTTCACCTCCACCACCGCCTCCTCAAAGTAAGGATAGTGGGGTAGATAGGGGATCCCATGACAAAGGGGCTTCCAGAGAGGCATCACTTTCTGGGAGGCGTGAACGTGGGTATATGAATCATGGGGTTCCTGAAAAACAGCAGAAGCCCCCTGTTCCTTCAGTGCCAGCAAAAAAAGCAAATGGGCCGCCAGGGAGAGTGGAAACAGAGGAAGAGAGGAGATtaaggaagaagagagagttTGAGAAACAAAGGCAAGAAGAGAAGCATAGGCAGCAGCTGAAGGATTCCCAAAACTCAGTTTTGCAGAAGACGCATATGTTGTCTTCTGGGAAGGGACATGGTTCCATTGTTGGGTCGCGAATGGGGGAAAGGAGAGCTACTCCATTTTTGAGTGGTGAGAGGACTGAAAATAGGCTAAAGAAGCCAACGACATTTGTATGCAAGTTGAA ATTCAGGAATGAACTTCCAGATCCTAGTGCACAGCCAAAGCTTATGTCattgaagaaagagaaagatcA ATATACAAAATACACAATAACATCGTTGGAGAAAACATACAAGCCCAAGCTTTTCGTTGAGCCAGATCTTGGGATTCCTCTTGACCTACTCGACCTCAGTGTATACAA TCCTCCTCCTCCAAGTGTTAGACTACACCTTGCTTTGGAAGATGAGGAATTATTGCGGGATGATGTAGCAGTGACACCTGTGAAAAAGGATGGCATCAGAAGAAAAGAGCGGCCTACTGATAAAGGGGTTGCATGGCTAGTTAAAACCCAATATATATCTCCTCTTAGCATGGAGTCTGCAAGACAG TCTTTAACTGAAAAACAAGCAAAAGAACTGCGGGAAATGAAGGGTCGCAACATTTTGGAGAACCTCAATGACAG GGAAAGACAAATCAAGGAAATTGAGGCATCATTTGAGGCCTGCAAGTCACGACCTGTTCATGCAACCAACAAGAACTTATACGCTGAAGAGGTTCTACCTCTGTTGCCTGATTTTGACCG GTATGACGACCAATTTGTCCTTGCAGCATTTGATGGTGCTCCTACTGCTGATTCAGAAATCTACAGCAAGTTGGACCTGTCGGTTCATGATGCCTATGAATCAAGA GCCATAATGAAAAGTTATAAGGTAACAGGTGTAGATCCAGCTAATCCTGAGAAATTTTTGGCTTACATGGTCCCTTCACCGAATGAG CTATCAAAAGATCCCTATGATGAATCTGAAGATGTTTCATATTCTTGGGTTCGCGAGTATCATTACGAT GTAAGAGGTGATGATGTCCACGATCCCACAACGTACCTTGTTTcctttgatgatgatgaagcaCGCTATGCG CCCCTTCCCACAAAGCTTGTTTTAAGAAAAAAGAGATCCAAAGAGGGAAAAACCAGTGATGAAGTTGAGCATTTTCCTGCACCTGCAAGAGTGACGGTTAGGCGGAGACCAACTGTTGCGTCAATTGAACTAAAGGATGCAGGG GATTATTCAAGGGGATCTGTATCAAAATTGAGAACAAGAGGCTATGATGTTGAAGATACCCTTGAAAGGCCACAAAAGATTGCACGGCACCAAGATATGGATGAATATAGTGGTGGTGACGATGATTTATCTGATTAA